One Drosophila willistoni isolate 14030-0811.24 chromosome XL unlocalized genomic scaffold, UCI_dwil_1.1 Seg142, whole genome shotgun sequence genomic region harbors:
- the LOC6644564 gene encoding amyloid-beta-like protein isoform X4 — MCASLRRNLLLRSLWATALLAIMAMGTVQAASPRWEPQIAVLCEAGQIYQPQYLSEEGRWVTDLSKKTTGATCLRDKMDLLDYCKKAYPNRDITNIVESSHYQKIGGWCRQGALNAAKCKGSHRWIKPFRCLEGPFQSDALLVPEGCLFDHIHNASRCWPFVRWNQTGAAACQERGMQMRSFAMLLPCGISLFSGVEFVCCPKHFKTDEIRVKKTDIPVMPPAQLTSANDDLTVNDDDTDDSNDSNYSKDTNDDELDDDDDLMGDDEEDEMVADEAATAGAASGGGGSGSSGNGNGNSNPSGQADANASGSLDDINAEYDSGEDTDNYEEDGAAAESDMADAWDQNGSSSGSGSGASIVGQAKSPALKAPAVSMFSSTTSSADVSAGKVGQMKSAEMVTGTPQLSAAAAAAAAAAAAVVAAANGGGAPPSTAQPTSDPYFTHFDPHYEHQSYKEAQQRLEESHREKVTRVMKDWSDLEEKYQDMRLADPKAAQSFKQRMTARFQTSVQALEEEGNAEKHQLAAMHQQRVLAHINQRKREAMTCYTQALTEQPPNAHHVEKCLQKLLRALHKDRAHALAHYRHLLNSGGPGGLEAAASERPRTLERLIDIDRAVNQSMTMLKRYPELSAKIAQLMNDYILALRSKDDIPGSSLGMSEDAEAGILDKYRIEIERKVAEKERLRLAEKQRKEQRAAEREKLREEKLRMEAKKVDDMLKSQAAEQQQQQQQLPELQQQQQQQQQQQQQQQLDKSKDLSLDSGLVTLANLNLDTTKSEKDLVDAEYAEATVSSTKVQTALPTVDDDAVQRAVEDVAAAVAHQEAEPQVQHFMTHDLGHRESSFSLRREFAHSHATKEGRNVYFTLSFAGIALMAAVFVGVAVAKWRTSRSPHAQGFIEVDQNVTTHHPIVQEEKIVPNMQINGYENPTYKYFEVKE, encoded by the exons GCCGCTTCACCGCGCTGGGAGCCGCAAATCGCCGTTCTGTGCGAAGCCGGTCAAATCTATCAGCCGCAATATCTATCCGAGGAGGGACGCTGGGTAACGGATTTAAGCAAGAAGACAACGGGCGCCACATGTTTGCGTGATAAAATGGATTTGCTTGATTACTGCAAGAAG GCTTATCCAAATCGAGATATAACCAACATTGTGGAGTCATCGCATTATCAGAAAATTGGCGGTTGGTGTCGTCAGGGAGCATTGAATGCGGCTAAATGCAAGGGTTCTCATCGCTGGATTAAACCATTCCGTTGTCTGG AAGGACCATTCCAATCGGATGCCTTACTGGTGCCTGAGGGATGTCTCTTCGATCACATACACAATGCATCCCGCTGCTGGCCATTCGTTAGATGGAATCAAACTGGAGCAGCTGCCTGCCAGGAGCGTGGCATGCAAATGCGTAGCTTTGCCATGCTATTGCCCTGTGGCATCTCTCTATTCTCGGGCGTGGAGTTTGTATGCTGTCCGAAGCATTTCAAAA CCGATGAGATTCGCGTGAAGAAGACAGATATTCCAGTCATGCCGCCAGCCCAACTAACCAGTGCCAATGATGACCTAACTGTCAATGATGATGACACCGATGATAGCAACGACTCGAACTACTCCAAGGACACCAACGACGATGAGTtggatgacgacgatgatctGATGGGCGATGATGAAGAGGACGAAATGGTGGCCGATGAGGCGGCAACTGCTGGTGCGGCTAGCGGTGGCGgtggcagtggcagcagcggcaacggcaacggcaacagcaacccATCAGGCCAAGCTGATGCCAATGCCAGTGGCTCTTTGGATGACATTAATGCCGAATATGATAGTGGCGAGGACACGGATAACTATGAAGAGGATGGAGCCGCTGCTGAAAGTGATATGGCCGATGCATGGGATCAGAATGGCAGCTCAAGTGGTTCGGGCTCTGGAGCCAGTATCGTTGGCCAGGCTAAATCGCCAGCTCTAAAGGCGCCAGCTGTTTCCATGTTCTCGTCAACGACTTCGTCGGCCGATGTGTCAGCTGGCAAGGTTGGCCAAATGAAGTCAGCCGAAATGGTTACCGGTACACCGCAATTgtccgctgctgctgctgctgcggctgcggcCGCTGCTGCCGTTGTGGCCGCTGCCAATGGCGGTGGAGCACCCCCATCGACTGCCCAGCCCACCTCGGATCCGTATTTCACTCACTTTGATCCACATTATGAGCATCAGAGCTACAAA GAAGCCCAACAGCGCCTTGAGGAATCGCATCGCGAGAAGGTGACCCGTGTGATGAAGGACTGGTCTGATCTGGAGGAGAAATATCAGGATATGCGTCTAGCCGATCCCAAGGCGGCACAGAGTTTCAAACAACGCATGACTGCACGTTTCCAG ACTTCTGTTCAGGCACTCGAGGAAGAAGGCAACGCCGAGAAGCATCAATTGGCTGCCATGCATCAGCAACGTGTCCTGGCCCATATCAATCAAAGGAAACGCGAGGCAATGACCTGTTACACACAGGCTCTGACCGAACAGCCCCCCAAT GCCCATCATGTGGAAAAATGCCTACAGAAGCTTTTGCGTGCTCTGCACAAGGATCGTGCCCATGCCTTGGCCCATTATCGCCATCTATTGAACTCTGGTGGTCCTGGTGGATTGGAAGCGGCAGCCTCTGAGCGGCCACGTACATTGGAGCGATTAATCGATATCGATCGTGCTGTCAATCAATCGATGACAATGCTAAAACGCTATCCAGAACTATCGGCCAAGATCGCTCAACTGATGAACGATTACATTTTGGCGCTGCGCAGCAAGGACGATATTCCCGGCTCATCGCTGGGCATGAGCGAGGACGCTGAGGCTGGCATTTTGGATAAATATCGCATTGAAATCGAACGAAAGGTGGCCGAAAAGGAACGTCTTCGATTGGCCGAGAAACAGCGCAAGGAGCAAAGGGCAGCCGAACGTGAAAAGTTACGTGAGGAGAAACTTCGCATGGAGGCCAAGAAAGTTGACGATATGCTCAAGTCGCAGGCGGccgagcagcagcagcagcagcaacaattgcccgagttgcagcagcaacagcagcaacaacaacagcagcaacagcaacagcaattggATAAGAGCAAGGATCTAAGTCTAGATAGTGGTCTAGTGACTTTGGCCAATCTTAATCTTGATACCACAAAGAGCGAAAAGGATTTGGTTGATGCTGAATACGCTGAGGCCACTGTCAG TAGCACCAAAGTCCAGACCGCTTTGCCAACGGTCGATGATGATGCCGTACAGCGGGCGGTAGAAGATGTTGCCGCTGCTGTGGCCCATCAGGAGGCCGAGCCGCAGGTTCAACATTTCATGACCCATGATCTGGGCCATCGCGAATCG AGCTTCTCATTGCGCCGTGAATTTGCCCATTCACATGCGACTAAAGAGGGACGCAATGTCTATTTCACGCTCTCATTTGCTGGCATTGCCCTGATGGCGGCTGTCTTTGTGGGCGTGGCCGTTGCCAAATGGCGAACATCACGTTCACCGCATGCCCAAGGCTTTATTGAGGTGGATCAG AACGTGACCACACATCATCCCATCGTCCAGGAGGAGAAAATTGTGCCGAATATGCAAATCAATGGATATGAGAATCCAAcctataaatattttgaagtGAAAGAGTAA
- the LOC6644564 gene encoding amyloid-beta-like protein isoform X3: MCASLRRNLLLRSLWATALLAIMAMGTVQAASPRWEPQIAVLCEAGQIYQPQYLSEEGRWVTDLSKKTTGATCLRDKMDLLDYCKKAYPNRDITNIVESSHYQKIGGWCRQGALNAAKCKGSHRWIKPFRCLEGPFQSDALLVPEGCLFDHIHNASRCWPFVRWNQTGAAACQERGMQMRSFAMLLPCGISLFSGVEFVCCPKHFKTDEIRVKKTDIPVMPPAQLTSANDDLTVNDDDTDDSNDSNYSKDTNDDELDDDDDLMGDDEEDEMVADEAATAGAASGGGGSGSSGNGNGNSNPSGQADANASGSLDDINAEYDSGEDTDNYEEDGAAAESDMADAWDQNGSSSGSGSGASIVGQAKSPALKAPAVSMFSSTTSSADVSAGKVGQMKSAEMVTGTPQLSAAAAAAAAAAAAVVAAANGGGAPPSTAQPTSDPYFTHFDPHYEHQSYKVSQKEAQQRLEESHREKVTRVMKDWSDLEEKYQDMRLADPKAAQSFKQRMTARFQTSVQALEEEGNAEKHQLAAMHQQRVLAHINQRKREAMTCYTQALTEQPPNAHHVEKCLQKLLRALHKDRAHALAHYRHLLNSGGPGGLEAAASERPRTLERLIDIDRAVNQSMTMLKRYPELSAKIAQLMNDYILALRSKDDIPGSSLGMSEDAEAGILDKYRIEIERKVAEKERLRLAEKQRKEQRAAEREKLREEKLRMEAKKVDDMLKSQAAEQQQQQQQLPELQQQQQQQQQQQQQQQLDKSKDLSLDSGLVTLANLNLDTTKSEKDLVDAEYAEATVSTKVQTALPTVDDDAVQRAVEDVAAAVAHQEAEPQVQHFMTHDLGHRESSFSLRREFAHSHATKEGRNVYFTLSFAGIALMAAVFVGVAVAKWRTSRSPHAQGFIEVDQNVTTHHPIVQEEKIVPNMQINGYENPTYKYFEVKE; the protein is encoded by the exons GCCGCTTCACCGCGCTGGGAGCCGCAAATCGCCGTTCTGTGCGAAGCCGGTCAAATCTATCAGCCGCAATATCTATCCGAGGAGGGACGCTGGGTAACGGATTTAAGCAAGAAGACAACGGGCGCCACATGTTTGCGTGATAAAATGGATTTGCTTGATTACTGCAAGAAG GCTTATCCAAATCGAGATATAACCAACATTGTGGAGTCATCGCATTATCAGAAAATTGGCGGTTGGTGTCGTCAGGGAGCATTGAATGCGGCTAAATGCAAGGGTTCTCATCGCTGGATTAAACCATTCCGTTGTCTGG AAGGACCATTCCAATCGGATGCCTTACTGGTGCCTGAGGGATGTCTCTTCGATCACATACACAATGCATCCCGCTGCTGGCCATTCGTTAGATGGAATCAAACTGGAGCAGCTGCCTGCCAGGAGCGTGGCATGCAAATGCGTAGCTTTGCCATGCTATTGCCCTGTGGCATCTCTCTATTCTCGGGCGTGGAGTTTGTATGCTGTCCGAAGCATTTCAAAA CCGATGAGATTCGCGTGAAGAAGACAGATATTCCAGTCATGCCGCCAGCCCAACTAACCAGTGCCAATGATGACCTAACTGTCAATGATGATGACACCGATGATAGCAACGACTCGAACTACTCCAAGGACACCAACGACGATGAGTtggatgacgacgatgatctGATGGGCGATGATGAAGAGGACGAAATGGTGGCCGATGAGGCGGCAACTGCTGGTGCGGCTAGCGGTGGCGgtggcagtggcagcagcggcaacggcaacggcaacagcaacccATCAGGCCAAGCTGATGCCAATGCCAGTGGCTCTTTGGATGACATTAATGCCGAATATGATAGTGGCGAGGACACGGATAACTATGAAGAGGATGGAGCCGCTGCTGAAAGTGATATGGCCGATGCATGGGATCAGAATGGCAGCTCAAGTGGTTCGGGCTCTGGAGCCAGTATCGTTGGCCAGGCTAAATCGCCAGCTCTAAAGGCGCCAGCTGTTTCCATGTTCTCGTCAACGACTTCGTCGGCCGATGTGTCAGCTGGCAAGGTTGGCCAAATGAAGTCAGCCGAAATGGTTACCGGTACACCGCAATTgtccgctgctgctgctgctgcggctgcggcCGCTGCTGCCGTTGTGGCCGCTGCCAATGGCGGTGGAGCACCCCCATCGACTGCCCAGCCCACCTCGGATCCGTATTTCACTCACTTTGATCCACATTATGAGCATCAGAGCTACAAAGTAAGTCAGAAA GAAGCCCAACAGCGCCTTGAGGAATCGCATCGCGAGAAGGTGACCCGTGTGATGAAGGACTGGTCTGATCTGGAGGAGAAATATCAGGATATGCGTCTAGCCGATCCCAAGGCGGCACAGAGTTTCAAACAACGCATGACTGCACGTTTCCAG ACTTCTGTTCAGGCACTCGAGGAAGAAGGCAACGCCGAGAAGCATCAATTGGCTGCCATGCATCAGCAACGTGTCCTGGCCCATATCAATCAAAGGAAACGCGAGGCAATGACCTGTTACACACAGGCTCTGACCGAACAGCCCCCCAAT GCCCATCATGTGGAAAAATGCCTACAGAAGCTTTTGCGTGCTCTGCACAAGGATCGTGCCCATGCCTTGGCCCATTATCGCCATCTATTGAACTCTGGTGGTCCTGGTGGATTGGAAGCGGCAGCCTCTGAGCGGCCACGTACATTGGAGCGATTAATCGATATCGATCGTGCTGTCAATCAATCGATGACAATGCTAAAACGCTATCCAGAACTATCGGCCAAGATCGCTCAACTGATGAACGATTACATTTTGGCGCTGCGCAGCAAGGACGATATTCCCGGCTCATCGCTGGGCATGAGCGAGGACGCTGAGGCTGGCATTTTGGATAAATATCGCATTGAAATCGAACGAAAGGTGGCCGAAAAGGAACGTCTTCGATTGGCCGAGAAACAGCGCAAGGAGCAAAGGGCAGCCGAACGTGAAAAGTTACGTGAGGAGAAACTTCGCATGGAGGCCAAGAAAGTTGACGATATGCTCAAGTCGCAGGCGGccgagcagcagcagcagcagcaacaattgcccgagttgcagcagcaacagcagcaacaacaacagcagcaacagcaacagcaattggATAAGAGCAAGGATCTAAGTCTAGATAGTGGTCTAGTGACTTTGGCCAATCTTAATCTTGATACCACAAAGAGCGAAAAGGATTTGGTTGATGCTGAATACGCTGAGGCCACTGTCAG CACCAAAGTCCAGACCGCTTTGCCAACGGTCGATGATGATGCCGTACAGCGGGCGGTAGAAGATGTTGCCGCTGCTGTGGCCCATCAGGAGGCCGAGCCGCAGGTTCAACATTTCATGACCCATGATCTGGGCCATCGCGAATCG AGCTTCTCATTGCGCCGTGAATTTGCCCATTCACATGCGACTAAAGAGGGACGCAATGTCTATTTCACGCTCTCATTTGCTGGCATTGCCCTGATGGCGGCTGTCTTTGTGGGCGTGGCCGTTGCCAAATGGCGAACATCACGTTCACCGCATGCCCAAGGCTTTATTGAGGTGGATCAG AACGTGACCACACATCATCCCATCGTCCAGGAGGAGAAAATTGTGCCGAATATGCAAATCAATGGATATGAGAATCCAAcctataaatattttgaagtGAAAGAGTAA
- the LOC6644564 gene encoding amyloid-beta-like protein isoform X10, with protein MCASLRRNLLLRSLWATALLAIMAMGTVQAASPRWEPQIAVLCEAGQIYQPQYLSEEGRWVTDLSKKTTGATCLRDKMDLLDYCKKAYPNRDITNIVESSHYQKIGGWCRQGALNAAKCKGSHRWIKPFRCLGPFQSDALLVPEGCLFDHIHNASRCWPFVRWNQTGAAACQERGMQMRSFAMLLPCGISLFSGVEFVCCPKHFKTDEIRVKKTDIPVMPPAQLTSANDDLTVNDDDTDDSNDSNYSKDTNDDELDDDDDLMGDDEEDEMVADEAATAGAASGGGGSGSSGNGNGNSNPSGQADANASGSLDDINAEYDSGEDTDNYEEDGAAAESDMADAWDQNGSSSGSGSGASIVGQAKSPALKAPAVSMFSSTTSSADVSAGKVGQMKSAEMVTGTPQLSAAAAAAAAAAAAVVAAANGGGAPPSTAQPTSDPYFTHFDPHYEHQSYKRLEESHREKVTRVMKDWSDLEEKYQDMRLADPKAAQSFKQRMTARFQTSVQALEEEGNAEKHQLAAMHQQRVLAHINQRKREAMTCYTQALTEQPPNAHHVEKCLQKLLRALHKDRAHALAHYRHLLNSGGPGGLEAAASERPRTLERLIDIDRAVNQSMTMLKRYPELSAKIAQLMNDYILALRSKDDIPGSSLGMSEDAEAGILDKYRIEIERKVAEKERLRLAEKQRKEQRAAEREKLREEKLRMEAKKVDDMLKSQAAEQQQQQQQLPELQQQQQQQQQQQQQQQLDKSKDLSLDSGLVTLANLNLDTTKSEKDLVDAEYAEATVSSTKVQTALPTVDDDAVQRAVEDVAAAVAHQEAEPQVQHFMTHDLGHRESSFSLRREFAHSHATKEGRNVYFTLSFAGIALMAAVFVGVAVAKWRTSRSPHAQGFIEVDQNVTTHHPIVQEEKIVPNMQINGYENPTYKYFEVKE; from the exons GCCGCTTCACCGCGCTGGGAGCCGCAAATCGCCGTTCTGTGCGAAGCCGGTCAAATCTATCAGCCGCAATATCTATCCGAGGAGGGACGCTGGGTAACGGATTTAAGCAAGAAGACAACGGGCGCCACATGTTTGCGTGATAAAATGGATTTGCTTGATTACTGCAAGAAG GCTTATCCAAATCGAGATATAACCAACATTGTGGAGTCATCGCATTATCAGAAAATTGGCGGTTGGTGTCGTCAGGGAGCATTGAATGCGGCTAAATGCAAGGGTTCTCATCGCTGGATTAAACCATTCCGTTGTCTGG GACCATTCCAATCGGATGCCTTACTGGTGCCTGAGGGATGTCTCTTCGATCACATACACAATGCATCCCGCTGCTGGCCATTCGTTAGATGGAATCAAACTGGAGCAGCTGCCTGCCAGGAGCGTGGCATGCAAATGCGTAGCTTTGCCATGCTATTGCCCTGTGGCATCTCTCTATTCTCGGGCGTGGAGTTTGTATGCTGTCCGAAGCATTTCAAAA CCGATGAGATTCGCGTGAAGAAGACAGATATTCCAGTCATGCCGCCAGCCCAACTAACCAGTGCCAATGATGACCTAACTGTCAATGATGATGACACCGATGATAGCAACGACTCGAACTACTCCAAGGACACCAACGACGATGAGTtggatgacgacgatgatctGATGGGCGATGATGAAGAGGACGAAATGGTGGCCGATGAGGCGGCAACTGCTGGTGCGGCTAGCGGTGGCGgtggcagtggcagcagcggcaacggcaacggcaacagcaacccATCAGGCCAAGCTGATGCCAATGCCAGTGGCTCTTTGGATGACATTAATGCCGAATATGATAGTGGCGAGGACACGGATAACTATGAAGAGGATGGAGCCGCTGCTGAAAGTGATATGGCCGATGCATGGGATCAGAATGGCAGCTCAAGTGGTTCGGGCTCTGGAGCCAGTATCGTTGGCCAGGCTAAATCGCCAGCTCTAAAGGCGCCAGCTGTTTCCATGTTCTCGTCAACGACTTCGTCGGCCGATGTGTCAGCTGGCAAGGTTGGCCAAATGAAGTCAGCCGAAATGGTTACCGGTACACCGCAATTgtccgctgctgctgctgctgcggctgcggcCGCTGCTGCCGTTGTGGCCGCTGCCAATGGCGGTGGAGCACCCCCATCGACTGCCCAGCCCACCTCGGATCCGTATTTCACTCACTTTGATCCACATTATGAGCATCAGAGCTACAAA CGCCTTGAGGAATCGCATCGCGAGAAGGTGACCCGTGTGATGAAGGACTGGTCTGATCTGGAGGAGAAATATCAGGATATGCGTCTAGCCGATCCCAAGGCGGCACAGAGTTTCAAACAACGCATGACTGCACGTTTCCAG ACTTCTGTTCAGGCACTCGAGGAAGAAGGCAACGCCGAGAAGCATCAATTGGCTGCCATGCATCAGCAACGTGTCCTGGCCCATATCAATCAAAGGAAACGCGAGGCAATGACCTGTTACACACAGGCTCTGACCGAACAGCCCCCCAAT GCCCATCATGTGGAAAAATGCCTACAGAAGCTTTTGCGTGCTCTGCACAAGGATCGTGCCCATGCCTTGGCCCATTATCGCCATCTATTGAACTCTGGTGGTCCTGGTGGATTGGAAGCGGCAGCCTCTGAGCGGCCACGTACATTGGAGCGATTAATCGATATCGATCGTGCTGTCAATCAATCGATGACAATGCTAAAACGCTATCCAGAACTATCGGCCAAGATCGCTCAACTGATGAACGATTACATTTTGGCGCTGCGCAGCAAGGACGATATTCCCGGCTCATCGCTGGGCATGAGCGAGGACGCTGAGGCTGGCATTTTGGATAAATATCGCATTGAAATCGAACGAAAGGTGGCCGAAAAGGAACGTCTTCGATTGGCCGAGAAACAGCGCAAGGAGCAAAGGGCAGCCGAACGTGAAAAGTTACGTGAGGAGAAACTTCGCATGGAGGCCAAGAAAGTTGACGATATGCTCAAGTCGCAGGCGGccgagcagcagcagcagcagcaacaattgcccgagttgcagcagcaacagcagcaacaacaacagcagcaacagcaacagcaattggATAAGAGCAAGGATCTAAGTCTAGATAGTGGTCTAGTGACTTTGGCCAATCTTAATCTTGATACCACAAAGAGCGAAAAGGATTTGGTTGATGCTGAATACGCTGAGGCCACTGTCAG TAGCACCAAAGTCCAGACCGCTTTGCCAACGGTCGATGATGATGCCGTACAGCGGGCGGTAGAAGATGTTGCCGCTGCTGTGGCCCATCAGGAGGCCGAGCCGCAGGTTCAACATTTCATGACCCATGATCTGGGCCATCGCGAATCG AGCTTCTCATTGCGCCGTGAATTTGCCCATTCACATGCGACTAAAGAGGGACGCAATGTCTATTTCACGCTCTCATTTGCTGGCATTGCCCTGATGGCGGCTGTCTTTGTGGGCGTGGCCGTTGCCAAATGGCGAACATCACGTTCACCGCATGCCCAAGGCTTTATTGAGGTGGATCAG AACGTGACCACACATCATCCCATCGTCCAGGAGGAGAAAATTGTGCCGAATATGCAAATCAATGGATATGAGAATCCAAcctataaatattttgaagtGAAAGAGTAA
- the LOC6644564 gene encoding amyloid-beta-like protein isoform X8: MCASLRRNLLLRSLWATALLAIMAMGTVQAASPRWEPQIAVLCEAGQIYQPQYLSEEGRWVTDLSKKTTGATCLRDKMDLLDYCKKAYPNRDITNIVESSHYQKIGGWCRQGALNAAKCKGSHRWIKPFRCLEGPFQSDALLVPEGCLFDHIHNASRCWPFVRWNQTGAAACQERGMQMRSFAMLLPCGISLFSGVEFVCCPKHFKTDEIRVKKTDIPVMPPAQLTSANDDLTVNDDDTDDSNDSNYSKDTNDDELDDDDDLMGDDEEDEMVADEAATAGAASGGGGSGSSGNGNGNSNPSGQADANASGSLDDINAEYDSGEDTDNYEEDGAAAESDMADAWDQNGSSSGSGSGASIVGQAKSPALKAPAVSMFSSTTSSADVSAGKVGQMKSAEMVTGTPQLSAAAAAAAAAAAAVVAAANGGGAPPSTAQPTSDPYFTHFDPHYEHQSYKRLEESHREKVTRVMKDWSDLEEKYQDMRLADPKAAQSFKQRMTARFQTSVQALEEEGNAEKHQLAAMHQQRVLAHINQRKREAMTCYTQALTEQPPNAHHVEKCLQKLLRALHKDRAHALAHYRHLLNSGGPGGLEAAASERPRTLERLIDIDRAVNQSMTMLKRYPELSAKIAQLMNDYILALRSKDDIPGSSLGMSEDAEAGILDKYRIEIERKVAEKERLRLAEKQRKEQRAAEREKLREEKLRMEAKKVDDMLKSQAAEQQQQQQQLPELQQQQQQQQQQQQQQQLDKSKDLSLDSGLVTLANLNLDTTKSEKDLVDAEYAEATVSSTKVQTALPTVDDDAVQRAVEDVAAAVAHQEAEPQVQHFMTHDLGHRESSFSLRREFAHSHATKEGRNVYFTLSFAGIALMAAVFVGVAVAKWRTSRSPHAQGFIEVDQNVTTHHPIVQEEKIVPNMQINGYENPTYKYFEVKE; encoded by the exons GCCGCTTCACCGCGCTGGGAGCCGCAAATCGCCGTTCTGTGCGAAGCCGGTCAAATCTATCAGCCGCAATATCTATCCGAGGAGGGACGCTGGGTAACGGATTTAAGCAAGAAGACAACGGGCGCCACATGTTTGCGTGATAAAATGGATTTGCTTGATTACTGCAAGAAG GCTTATCCAAATCGAGATATAACCAACATTGTGGAGTCATCGCATTATCAGAAAATTGGCGGTTGGTGTCGTCAGGGAGCATTGAATGCGGCTAAATGCAAGGGTTCTCATCGCTGGATTAAACCATTCCGTTGTCTGG AAGGACCATTCCAATCGGATGCCTTACTGGTGCCTGAGGGATGTCTCTTCGATCACATACACAATGCATCCCGCTGCTGGCCATTCGTTAGATGGAATCAAACTGGAGCAGCTGCCTGCCAGGAGCGTGGCATGCAAATGCGTAGCTTTGCCATGCTATTGCCCTGTGGCATCTCTCTATTCTCGGGCGTGGAGTTTGTATGCTGTCCGAAGCATTTCAAAA CCGATGAGATTCGCGTGAAGAAGACAGATATTCCAGTCATGCCGCCAGCCCAACTAACCAGTGCCAATGATGACCTAACTGTCAATGATGATGACACCGATGATAGCAACGACTCGAACTACTCCAAGGACACCAACGACGATGAGTtggatgacgacgatgatctGATGGGCGATGATGAAGAGGACGAAATGGTGGCCGATGAGGCGGCAACTGCTGGTGCGGCTAGCGGTGGCGgtggcagtggcagcagcggcaacggcaacggcaacagcaacccATCAGGCCAAGCTGATGCCAATGCCAGTGGCTCTTTGGATGACATTAATGCCGAATATGATAGTGGCGAGGACACGGATAACTATGAAGAGGATGGAGCCGCTGCTGAAAGTGATATGGCCGATGCATGGGATCAGAATGGCAGCTCAAGTGGTTCGGGCTCTGGAGCCAGTATCGTTGGCCAGGCTAAATCGCCAGCTCTAAAGGCGCCAGCTGTTTCCATGTTCTCGTCAACGACTTCGTCGGCCGATGTGTCAGCTGGCAAGGTTGGCCAAATGAAGTCAGCCGAAATGGTTACCGGTACACCGCAATTgtccgctgctgctgctgctgcggctgcggcCGCTGCTGCCGTTGTGGCCGCTGCCAATGGCGGTGGAGCACCCCCATCGACTGCCCAGCCCACCTCGGATCCGTATTTCACTCACTTTGATCCACATTATGAGCATCAGAGCTACAAA CGCCTTGAGGAATCGCATCGCGAGAAGGTGACCCGTGTGATGAAGGACTGGTCTGATCTGGAGGAGAAATATCAGGATATGCGTCTAGCCGATCCCAAGGCGGCACAGAGTTTCAAACAACGCATGACTGCACGTTTCCAG ACTTCTGTTCAGGCACTCGAGGAAGAAGGCAACGCCGAGAAGCATCAATTGGCTGCCATGCATCAGCAACGTGTCCTGGCCCATATCAATCAAAGGAAACGCGAGGCAATGACCTGTTACACACAGGCTCTGACCGAACAGCCCCCCAAT GCCCATCATGTGGAAAAATGCCTACAGAAGCTTTTGCGTGCTCTGCACAAGGATCGTGCCCATGCCTTGGCCCATTATCGCCATCTATTGAACTCTGGTGGTCCTGGTGGATTGGAAGCGGCAGCCTCTGAGCGGCCACGTACATTGGAGCGATTAATCGATATCGATCGTGCTGTCAATCAATCGATGACAATGCTAAAACGCTATCCAGAACTATCGGCCAAGATCGCTCAACTGATGAACGATTACATTTTGGCGCTGCGCAGCAAGGACGATATTCCCGGCTCATCGCTGGGCATGAGCGAGGACGCTGAGGCTGGCATTTTGGATAAATATCGCATTGAAATCGAACGAAAGGTGGCCGAAAAGGAACGTCTTCGATTGGCCGAGAAACAGCGCAAGGAGCAAAGGGCAGCCGAACGTGAAAAGTTACGTGAGGAGAAACTTCGCATGGAGGCCAAGAAAGTTGACGATATGCTCAAGTCGCAGGCGGccgagcagcagcagcagcagcaacaattgcccgagttgcagcagcaacagcagcaacaacaacagcagcaacagcaacagcaattggATAAGAGCAAGGATCTAAGTCTAGATAGTGGTCTAGTGACTTTGGCCAATCTTAATCTTGATACCACAAAGAGCGAAAAGGATTTGGTTGATGCTGAATACGCTGAGGCCACTGTCAG TAGCACCAAAGTCCAGACCGCTTTGCCAACGGTCGATGATGATGCCGTACAGCGGGCGGTAGAAGATGTTGCCGCTGCTGTGGCCCATCAGGAGGCCGAGCCGCAGGTTCAACATTTCATGACCCATGATCTGGGCCATCGCGAATCG AGCTTCTCATTGCGCCGTGAATTTGCCCATTCACATGCGACTAAAGAGGGACGCAATGTCTATTTCACGCTCTCATTTGCTGGCATTGCCCTGATGGCGGCTGTCTTTGTGGGCGTGGCCGTTGCCAAATGGCGAACATCACGTTCACCGCATGCCCAAGGCTTTATTGAGGTGGATCAG AACGTGACCACACATCATCCCATCGTCCAGGAGGAGAAAATTGTGCCGAATATGCAAATCAATGGATATGAGAATCCAAcctataaatattttgaagtGAAAGAGTAA